TCAGCAGAACGCTCCGGAGCAGCAGCAGGCCGACGCCAACGCTCCTCAGGCCGGGCAGCGGCTGGCCACCACGGGGGACCACCCCAAGCCGGTGAACGTCCACGCGGTCAAGAAGGCGGTCGTCGGCCAGAACGGCCCCGTCTCCAACAGCGAGAACGGCTCGGGCGACGCGATCTTCACGAACCTCAGCGGATCGCCCCGCTCGAACGTCTACGCCGGCAACAGCGCGACGATGACCGGGCCCATCACCAACCGGATCCACGGCGGGACGCACAACACCGTGATCAACGCGATCGAGGGCCCCGAGCAGGAGTCCACCAAGCGGTGAACCGCGGTTCTTAGCAGAACACACGAGCACCAAGGCCGCTCCGGCCCGGTCACGCATCGACGCCGGAGCGGCCGCCCAATGTCCGGACCCGTTTGCGGTGGCCCTTTGCCCGGGAACGAAGAAACATCCTCACCATTCGCCACACTCCACGAAGCGGCCCACCGGGCCGTGGTGACCCCGGGGCATCGGGCCGCCGCAAACGCCCTCGCGAATATGCGCCGCCGCAAGTGCGCGCATGCGGTGTCCCCTCGACGAGCGCACCACCGTACGGGCCCGGCCGCCCGACAGGGCAGACGCATTTCTGCACCGGCCGTCCACATTTGCGATGGCCCTGCCCGAAGAGTGAGACCTTGATCGCCGCTGGCCCCCCGGGTGCGCCGACTCGGCGGACGCCGGTGCGCGGAAGCGGGGCCGCAGGGGTATCCGTCCTCACTGGGAGGTGAGATCCCGGTACCCCCGGTCCGGTTGTCGCCGCCCGCGCCTCGCCCGCCACCCGTCGGCTGGGAGGCGGCGGGGCGGCGGACTCGTGAACACGTCCTGACGGTCGCCCGGCCCGCTACGCCACCGGCGGAACTTCCGGCCGACCCGCGCCGCCCGCGGTGGCCCATGGGCCGGTTGTGAACAGGTCTTCTGGACGTCCCGCCCCTGGTCAGGGCGGACTGGGCGGCCGCGGGAGACACCGGGCGACGGGGATGTGTGGCGCTTGCACTCGACGGGGTAGAGTGCTAAACAAACATTGGCACTCTGCTGTGGAGAGTGACAACTTCACACAGTCATGGGTCGGGGCGATGAGGCCTCAGGTCGGCGGCGGAATGGAAGTCGTCGGCGGGGCCGTCCGTCGCGGGCGTCGGCTCGATCCGTCTAAGCCACCTTGTTCCGGGAGGACTGGAGCCTATGGCTGCAAAGATGATCGCGTTCGACGAGGAGGCCCGCCGCGGTCTCGAGCGCGGCATGAACCAGCTCGCCGACGCCGTGAAGGTGACCCTTGGTCCCAAGGGCCGCAACGTCGTGCTGGAGAAGAAGTGGGGCGCTCCCACGATCACCAACGACGGTGTGTCGATCGCCAAGGAGATCGAGCTCGAGGACCCGTGGGAGAAGATCGGCGCGGAGCTCGTCAAGGAAGTAGCCAAGAAGACCGACGACGTCGCGGGTGACGGCACCACCACCGCCACCGTGCTGGCCCAGGCGCTGGTGCGCGAGGGTCTGCGCAACGTGGCCGCCGGCGCGAACCCGATGTCGCTCAAGCGCGGCATCGAGGCCGCCGTCGAGCGGGTGAGCGAGGAGCTGTCCAAGCTCGCCAAGGACGTGGAGACCAAGGAGCAGATCGCCTCCACGGCCTCCATCTCCGCGGGCGACCCGCAGATCGGCGAGATGATCGCCGAGGCGATGGACAAGGTCGGCAAGGAAGGCGTCATCACGGTCGAGGAGAGCCAGACCTTCGGTCTGGAGCTCGAGCTGACCGAGGGGATGCGCTTCGACAAGGGCTACATCTCGCACTACTTCGTGACCGACCCCGAGCGGATGGAGGCGGTCCTCGAGGACCCGTACATCCTGATCGTTCAGGGCAAGGCGTCGGCGAACAAGGACCTGCTGCCCGTCCTCGAGGGCGTCATGCAGTCCGGCAAGCCGCTGCTGATCATCGCGGAGGACGTCGAGGGCGAGGCCCTGGCCACCCTGGTCGTCAACAAGATCCGCGGGATCTTCAAGTCCGTCGCCGTGAAGGCGCCGGGCTTCGGCGACCGCCGCAAGGCCATGCTGGGCGACATCGCCACGCTGACCGGCGGCCAGGTCATCAGCGAGGACGTGGGTCTCAAGCTGGAGAACACCACGACCGAGATGCTGGGCCGCGCCCGCAAGGTCGTCATCACCAAGGACGAGACCACCATCGTGGACGGCGCCGGTGACGCCAACGAGATCGCGGGCCGGGTCAACCAGATCCGCACCGAGATCGACAACACCGACTCCGACTACGACCGCGAGAAGCTCCAGGAGCGCCTGGCCAAGCTCGCGGGCGGTGTGGCGGTCATCAAGGCCGGCGCCGCGACGGAGGTCGAGCTCAAGGAGCGCAAGCACCGCATCGAGGACGCCGTCCGCAACGCCAAGGCCGCGGTCGAGGAGGGCATCGTCCCCGGCGGTGGCGTGGCGCTGCTCCAGGCCGGCACCAAGGCGTTCGACAAGCTGGAGCTTGCGGGCGACGAGGCCACCGGTGCGAACATCGTCAAGCGCGCTCTCGAGGAGCCGCTGAAGCAGATCGCCGTCAACGCCGGCCTCGAGGGCGGCGTCGTGGTGGAGCGGGTCCGCAACCTGACCCCGGGTGAGGGCCTGAACGCCGCCACCGGCGAGTACGTCAACATGTTCGAGTCGGGGATCCTCGACCCGGCCAAGGTGACCCGGTCCGCGCTGCAGAACGCCTCGTCGATCGCCGCGCTGTTCCTGACAACCGAGGCCGTCATCGCCGAGAAGCCCGAGAAGAACCCGGCCCCGGCGGGCGGCATGCCCGACGCCGGCGGCATGGACTTCTGAGCAGGTCCGCGGTTCGCACTTCCGAGTGCATGTGAAAGGGGCGGTTCCTTCGGGGACCGCCCTTTTCCCTGCCCGCGGCGCCCGGTCCGGGACACGGCGCCCCAGGGAGCCGTACGGGCGCCGGGGATGGCCGCGGGGATGGTCGGGGGACGCCGGTCCGAAAGAAGAATGTCTCTCGGCCGCCCACGTCGGTCCGCGCCGGTGCAGGTCAGTGAGCCGGGCGCGGGCGCGGCCGTTCCGGCGGGCGGAGACGGGCGCGCAAAGTGCTTCCCCTGCGGGCCCGGCGCTTGGCAGGATCGCCGGTTGGAGGGCGCCACGGAGGGTGTGAGCGCCGGCAAAGTGAACAGTGAGG
The sequence above is a segment of the Actinomadura coerulea genome. Coding sequences within it:
- the groL gene encoding chaperonin GroEL (60 kDa chaperone family; promotes refolding of misfolded polypeptides especially under stressful conditions; forms two stacked rings of heptamers to form a barrel-shaped 14mer; ends can be capped by GroES; misfolded proteins enter the barrel where they are refolded when GroES binds): MAAKMIAFDEEARRGLERGMNQLADAVKVTLGPKGRNVVLEKKWGAPTITNDGVSIAKEIELEDPWEKIGAELVKEVAKKTDDVAGDGTTTATVLAQALVREGLRNVAAGANPMSLKRGIEAAVERVSEELSKLAKDVETKEQIASTASISAGDPQIGEMIAEAMDKVGKEGVITVEESQTFGLELELTEGMRFDKGYISHYFVTDPERMEAVLEDPYILIVQGKASANKDLLPVLEGVMQSGKPLLIIAEDVEGEALATLVVNKIRGIFKSVAVKAPGFGDRRKAMLGDIATLTGGQVISEDVGLKLENTTTEMLGRARKVVITKDETTIVDGAGDANEIAGRVNQIRTEIDNTDSDYDREKLQERLAKLAGGVAVIKAGAATEVELKERKHRIEDAVRNAKAAVEEGIVPGGGVALLQAGTKAFDKLELAGDEATGANIVKRALEEPLKQIAVNAGLEGGVVVERVRNLTPGEGLNAATGEYVNMFESGILDPAKVTRSALQNASSIAALFLTTEAVIAEKPEKNPAPAGGMPDAGGMDF